In Risungbinella massiliensis, a single window of DNA contains:
- a CDS encoding PTS fructose transporter subunit IIABC translates to MRITDLLKKDTIIMDLKAKTKAEVIDELVDQLASADRLHDREEFKEAILAREGTGTTGIGDGIAIPHAKTKAVKTPSICFAKSEQGIDYEALDGKPVHFFFMIAASESANDDHLETLSALSMMLLDSGFRQKLEQVKTVEEFLALINAQEQIEDEEEQHKATIDEPQTGELILAVTACPTGIAHTYMAADALKAKAEEMGVTLKVETNGSTGVKNQLTEEEIERATAIIVAADKQVEMNRFKGKHVLQVPVSHGIRKAEELINRARNQDAPRFTGNGETDKESPKQGTGFYKHLMNGVSNMLPFVVGGGILIALAFAFGGIDAEGPIAETLMTIGGDGAFHFLVPILAGFIAMSIADRPGLAPGIVGGFLAADAGAGFLGGLIAGFLAGYIMVGLKKVFHVLPQQLEGIKPVLLYPVFGILITGVLMITVINGPAVAINEGLIAWLNGLSGTNAMILGLILGGMMAVDLGGPINKAAFTFGIAAIEAGNLAPHAAVMAGGMIPPLGIALATTIFKRKFTDQERKSGLTNYIMGASFITEGAIPFAAADPLRVITSCIIGSAIGGALVMSFGVTLPAPHGGIFVIPLVNHPLQYIASIVIGSIITALVLGLWKKPLKKAK, encoded by the coding sequence ATGAGAATTACAGACTTACTAAAAAAAGATACGATTATTATGGATCTCAAGGCAAAAACCAAAGCGGAAGTGATCGATGAATTAGTTGATCAACTAGCTTCTGCAGATCGATTACATGATCGGGAAGAATTTAAAGAAGCAATCTTGGCACGTGAAGGTACAGGTACCACTGGAATTGGGGATGGGATCGCCATTCCTCATGCCAAAACGAAAGCAGTCAAAACACCATCTATCTGTTTTGCCAAGAGCGAACAAGGAATTGACTATGAAGCTCTCGATGGCAAACCAGTTCACTTTTTCTTTATGATTGCTGCTAGTGAAAGTGCCAATGACGATCACTTGGAAACACTCTCTGCTCTTTCCATGATGTTGCTCGATTCAGGGTTTCGCCAAAAATTAGAACAAGTGAAGACCGTAGAGGAATTCCTGGCTTTGATCAATGCGCAGGAACAAATAGAGGATGAAGAAGAACAGCACAAAGCAACCATAGACGAACCACAAACAGGAGAACTGATTCTTGCTGTTACCGCTTGTCCAACTGGGATTGCCCATACGTATATGGCTGCGGATGCCCTAAAGGCCAAAGCAGAGGAAATGGGGGTAACCCTAAAAGTTGAAACAAATGGTTCCACAGGAGTAAAAAATCAATTGACCGAAGAGGAAATTGAACGTGCAACTGCAATCATTGTGGCAGCGGACAAGCAGGTAGAAATGAATCGTTTTAAGGGCAAACACGTACTCCAAGTCCCCGTATCCCATGGAATTCGCAAAGCAGAAGAGCTAATCAACCGTGCACGAAATCAAGATGCACCTCGTTTCACTGGAAATGGCGAAACAGACAAAGAGAGTCCTAAGCAAGGTACAGGATTCTATAAGCATCTGATGAATGGTGTTAGCAACATGCTACCGTTTGTTGTCGGTGGTGGAATTTTAATCGCACTCGCTTTTGCCTTTGGCGGTATTGATGCTGAAGGACCGATTGCCGAAACATTGATGACAATTGGTGGCGATGGTGCATTCCATTTCTTAGTTCCTATTTTAGCTGGGTTTATTGCTATGAGCATTGCGGATCGACCTGGTTTGGCACCTGGTATCGTAGGAGGTTTTCTCGCCGCCGATGCTGGAGCAGGCTTTTTAGGTGGTCTGATTGCAGGTTTCTTGGCTGGATATATTATGGTTGGCTTGAAAAAAGTATTTCATGTTTTACCTCAGCAATTAGAAGGGATTAAACCAGTACTTCTCTACCCTGTTTTTGGTATCTTGATCACTGGTGTTTTAATGATCACCGTAATCAATGGTCCGGCCGTAGCGATAAATGAGGGGTTAATTGCCTGGTTGAATGGTTTAAGCGGAACCAATGCGATGATCTTAGGATTAATTCTAGGTGGAATGATGGCAGTCGATCTTGGTGGTCCTATTAACAAAGCAGCCTTTACATTTGGAATTGCTGCGATTGAAGCAGGGAATCTAGCTCCCCATGCTGCGGTCATGGCTGGCGGGATGATTCCACCACTTGGCATTGCACTTGCCACTACTATTTTTAAACGTAAGTTTACTGATCAAGAACGCAAATCGGGTCTAACAAATTATATTATGGGAGCTTCCTTTATTACAGAAGGTGCTATTCCTTTTGCAGCAGCGGATCCATTACGTGTTATAACCAGTTGTATCATTGGTTCCGCAATCGGTGGAGCACTCGTTATGTCATTTGGTGTTACGTTGCCTGCACCACATGGTGGGATCTTTGTTATTCCGCTTGTAAATCACCCATTACAATACATTGCCTCTATCGTAATCGGTTCTATTATTACCGCACTAGTTCTTGGATTATGGAAAAAACCGCTTAAGAAAGCAAAATAA
- the pfkB gene encoding 1-phosphofructokinase → MIYTVTLNPSIDLIVHVEDLQLNKLNRMQKEQKFPGGKGINVSRILQRIGVDTTPLGFIGGFTGQFIMDALSNENITHDFVQVEGDSRINLKLKSLAGETEINGQGPVITPNQYEQFLQKLTKLKSGDTLVLAGSIPKTIPVELYKELLLSYTQLGVRVVVDTSGEALKRVIDHRPFLIKPNHHELGELFQTTFHSIEEIIPYGKRLQEKGVAHLIVSMADKGALLFTQNGIYQSNVPQGKVVNSVGAGDSVVAGFIGRLQQTNDVIEAFRFGIATGSATAFSPDLASKEKIAELYPQVEIKKIGGEII, encoded by the coding sequence ATGATTTATACTGTCACACTAAACCCATCTATCGATCTAATAGTACATGTAGAAGATTTACAACTAAATAAACTAAATCGGATGCAAAAAGAACAAAAATTCCCTGGTGGTAAGGGAATTAACGTTTCTCGAATCTTACAGAGAATTGGTGTAGATACCACTCCACTTGGATTCATTGGTGGATTTACTGGTCAATTTATTATGGATGCTCTTTCAAACGAAAACATCACACATGATTTTGTCCAGGTAGAGGGCGATTCGCGAATTAACCTCAAGCTAAAATCACTTGCAGGTGAAACCGAAATCAACGGCCAAGGGCCAGTCATTACTCCAAATCAATACGAGCAATTCCTGCAAAAACTAACGAAGTTAAAAAGCGGGGACACACTTGTACTTGCTGGTAGTATACCTAAAACGATACCTGTCGAACTGTATAAGGAACTCTTGCTGTCATACACACAACTCGGTGTCCGTGTGGTGGTCGACACAAGTGGTGAAGCATTGAAACGAGTGATCGATCATCGTCCCTTTTTGATCAAGCCGAATCATCATGAACTTGGGGAGCTATTTCAAACAACCTTTCATTCTATAGAAGAAATTATCCCATATGGAAAGCGCTTACAAGAAAAAGGAGTCGCCCATCTCATCGTTTCCATGGCGGATAAAGGGGCACTCCTATTTACCCAAAACGGCATCTATCAATCCAACGTCCCACAAGGTAAGGTAGTTAACTCTGTAGGCGCAGGAGATTCAGTAGTTGCTGGTTTTATAGGTCGACTCCAACAAACAAATGATGTAATCGAGGCATTCCGCTTTGGAATAGCAACAGGTAGTGCTACTGCCTTTTCACCAGACTTAGCATCAAAAGAGAAAATAGCAGAACTATATCCGCAAGTAGAGATTAAGAAGATAGGAGGAGAAATTATATGA
- a CDS encoding VOC family protein: MKKVTPFLMFQGNAEEAMNYYTSLIEGSEITSINRYGVNEVGDEGSVMQATFSLKGQEFMCIDSNVKHKFTFTPSFSIFLTCDGEEELDRLYGKLSDGGKLLMPLDDYGFSKKFAWIEDKFGVSWQLNLPS, from the coding sequence ATGAAAAAGGTCACCCCATTTCTAATGTTTCAAGGAAATGCTGAAGAAGCAATGAATTATTATACTTCTTTGATCGAAGGGTCAGAAATAACGAGTATAAATCGGTATGGAGTAAATGAAGTTGGAGATGAAGGAAGTGTTATGCAAGCAACATTTTCCTTAAAGGGACAAGAGTTTATGTGTATTGACAGTAATGTGAAGCATAAATTTACCTTTACGCCGTCCTTTTCAATCTTTTTAACATGTGATGGGGAAGAGGAGCTTGATCGATTATATGGGAAGTTATCTGATGGTGGTAAACTTTTAATGCCATTAGACGATTATGGATTTAGCAAAAAGTTTGCTTGGATTGAGGATAAGTTTGGTGTTTCATGGCAACTTAACCTTCCAAGTTAA
- a CDS encoding SRPBCC family protein, with protein MILPITIPDISLRPFHLKVERMMESSPSVLFQAWTKQFDRWFAAPGTVLMEGEVNTVFFFETIHQFETDSEVQRHPHYGRFLRLERNLLVEMTWVTGEGGTMGAETIVTVELESSGKGTKLRLIHAGFPDVKSRDQHNEAWPFVLEHLDKQMMESV; from the coding sequence ATGATATTGCCTATTACAATACCTGATATTTCATTAAGACCATTTCACTTAAAGGTCGAACGGATGATGGAATCATCACCAAGCGTACTATTTCAAGCTTGGACAAAGCAATTTGATCGTTGGTTTGCAGCGCCAGGAACCGTATTAATGGAGGGGGAAGTCAATACGGTCTTTTTCTTTGAGACGATCCACCAATTTGAGACCGATAGTGAGGTACAGCGTCATCCTCACTATGGACGATTCTTGAGACTAGAACGTAATCTCCTTGTGGAGATGACTTGGGTAACTGGGGAAGGGGGAACGATGGGGGCTGAGACAATTGTCACAGTGGAACTCGAATCTTCTGGGAAAGGTACGAAACTACGTCTTATCCATGCAGGTTTCCCAGATGTAAAGTCGAGAGATCAGCATAATGAGGCTTGGCCGTTTGTACTAGAGCATCTCGACAAGCAAATGATGGAAAGCGTATAA
- a CDS encoding DeoR/GlpR family DNA-binding transcription regulator, whose product MTQQRHQHILELLKKQGVVKLQDLVQVLETSESTIRRDLIELEKHNLLKRVHGGATLLHAKGTELSIKEKSSKNLQQKREIAIFAASLVEQGDCLFLDAGSTTLEMIPHLANKNITVVTNGLTHLEILMEQDIRSYILGGMMKPSTRAIVGSKAVESLLQYRFDKCFLGTNGIHLELGYTTPDPDEALIKRTALSLSSQAYVVADHSKFSEVSFSKIAEIHESHLITDHLPEEHRESYRTKTIVIEVENG is encoded by the coding sequence ATTACTCAACAACGACATCAACATATATTGGAGTTATTAAAAAAACAGGGAGTCGTCAAACTGCAGGATCTCGTTCAAGTGTTAGAAACTTCGGAATCTACCATACGACGTGATCTGATTGAACTAGAAAAACACAACTTGCTCAAACGTGTCCATGGTGGAGCAACTCTACTTCATGCTAAAGGAACCGAACTTAGTATTAAAGAGAAATCCTCCAAAAACCTTCAGCAAAAAAGAGAGATTGCCATCTTTGCCGCTTCACTCGTCGAGCAAGGAGACTGCCTCTTCCTTGATGCTGGTAGTACCACATTGGAAATGATTCCACATCTTGCGAATAAAAACATTACGGTAGTAACCAATGGTCTCACTCATTTAGAAATCCTAATGGAGCAAGACATTCGTTCCTATATTCTCGGGGGGATGATGAAGCCTAGCACTAGAGCTATCGTCGGAAGTAAAGCAGTAGAATCTTTACTTCAGTACCGTTTTGATAAGTGTTTTTTAGGCACGAATGGAATTCATCTGGAGCTGGGATATACTACTCCTGATCCTGATGAAGCACTTATCAAGCGAACTGCACTTTCATTGTCTAGTCAAGCTTACGTAGTAGCGGACCACAGCAAATTTTCAGAGGTCTCCTTTAGCAAAATTGCCGAGATCCACGAATCACATCTAATAACAGATCATCTTCCAGAAGAACACCGGGAATCATATCGAACGAAAACCATTGTAATTGAGGTAGAAAACGGATGA